A region from the Coffea eugenioides isolate CCC68of chromosome 9, Ceug_1.0, whole genome shotgun sequence genome encodes:
- the LOC113782588 gene encoding receptor-like protein EIX2 has product MEHHHLCTSSSFLLLFLFSSILVTSQFTFGSSKQASDHSNVTCIESERRALLQLKHGLKDESNRLSSWIGEGCCSWEGVGCHKTTGSVLKLDLRNTVPLYFDEDYHCTNCLGGQLSPSLANLTNLRYLDLSVNNFSTFQVPTFLGLLKNLRYLNLSNAKFDGEIPHNLGNLSHLRYLDIGLSSSGSMIKDLRWVARLSSLEVLVLSLVNLSTAQDGLRAISMLPSLTTLDLFGCHLFIHSHLSPVNFTSLSSLDLGENNFSNHMIPPWLGNLTGLLDLRLGDNNLSNPVHGLFEQMTSLLRLDLWGNRFDVSFFKSLCNLSNLTYLDLSSNDLQLSIPSEIGQLSRLAALSLFGFNLYGSIPVSLGRLTKLQVLDISYTSLTGELSEDHLGKLGELQALFLSHSFLTLNLSSTWVPPFQLQQLEMASIKVGPQFPGWLRTQKFEELDMSNAGISDAIPSWFRVLCYDISSLDLSNNNNLTGNPLEFKEVKNNNYRFVSLSSNKLEGSLKSFPSDISSLDLSQNFLTGEIPPPYVGEMGASTYFLKLSGNRFTGSIPEDLCKLKSLSELDLSNNLLSGKVPLCFGSLRFLWVLNLANNNLCGQIPSSLGNLGALEILHLNGNKFIGRLPSSMQHLSNLVIFDLGDNGLRDTIPAWIGEMSSNLMFLRFQSNNFYGGISDKLCLLSNLQVLNLAHNNLTGYIPHCFNNFSMMVSSEHGSILTITYDTTNLQNYKGGNELEYSFGNLVLIKSISLSTNNLVGEIPDGIMDLAGIQTLNLSHNHLTGRISEKIGNLKRLETLDLSMNEFFGAIPNNLSTINSLSFLNLSHNSLSGEIPSGNQLQTLTDPSIYEGNNGLCGKPLPKSCPENKSPAKNDPILDDKDHGEFDWSWFYAGLGPGFALGLVGFLAILLFKRSWRYAYFEFLESASDRIAAMIALKTTRRARNFR; this is encoded by the coding sequence ATGGAGCATCATCATCTTTGTACTTCTTCATCTTTCCTACTACTCTTCTTATTCAGTTCTATTCTTGTCACTAGCCAGTTCACATTTGGTAGCAGCAAGCAAGCTTCTGATCATTCAAATGTCACCTGTATTGAAAGTGAACGACGTGCCCTTCTTCAACTCAAACATGGGTTGAAAGATGAATCAAATCGTCTGTCATCTTGGATTGGAGAAGGCTGTTGTTCATGGGAAGGAGTTGGTTGCCACAAAACCACTGGCAGTGTTTTGAAACTTGATCTGCGCAATACGGTGCCACTCTATTTTGATGAGGATTATCACTGCACAAATTGCTTGGGAGGCCAATTAAGTCCATCTTTGgccaatttgaccaatttgcgATACTTGGATTTGAGTGTGAATAATTTTTCAACATTCCAAGTTCCCACATTCCTTGGATTGTTGAAAAACTTGAGATACCTCAATCTCTCCAATGCAAAATTTGATGGTGAAATTCCTCACAATTTGGGAAATCTCTCGCATTTACGGTATTTAGATATTGGATTATCATCAAGTGGATCGATGATTAAGGATCTCAGGTGGGTTGCTAGGCTCTCTTCTCTAGAAGTCCTAGTCCTATCCTTGGTGAATCTTAGTACCGCTCAAGATGGATTACGGGCAATTAGCATGCTTCCTTCACTAACAACACTAGACTTGTTTGGTTGTCATCTTTTTATCCATTCTCATCTTTCACCGGTCAATTTCACATCTCTTTCTTCCCTTGACCTTGGTGAAAATAATTTCAGCAACCACATGATCCCTCCTTGGCTTGGTAATCTCACAGGCCTCCTTGATCTTCGTCTTGGTGATAATAATTTGTCTAATCCAGTTCATGGCTTGTTTGAGCAAATGACCTCTCTTCTTCGCCTCGATCTATGGGGAAACCGGTTTGATGTTTCATTCTTCAAATCACTTTGCAACCTGAGCAATCTTACTTATTTGGATCTGAGTAGCAATGACTTGCAATTGTCAATACCAAGTGAAATAGGCCAGCTTTCAAGACTAGCTGCACTATCTTTGTTCGGATTTAACTTATATGGTTCCATACCAGTCAGTCTTGGGCGGCTAACAAAGCTACAAGTATTGGACATTAGTTACACTTCATTAACTGGTGAATTATCTGAAGACCATCTTGGGAAACTTGGAGAGCTACAGGCATTGTTCCTATCTCATAGCTTCCTCACTCTGAATTTGAGCTCCACATGGGTGCCTCCTTTTCAACTCCAACAACTTGAAATGGCATCCATCAAAGTAGGCCCCCAGTTTCCAGGTTGGCTTCGGACGCAGAAGTTTGAAGAGTTAGACATGAGCAATGCGGGTATTTCAGATGCCATACCCAGTTGGTTTCGAGTACTTTGTTATGATATTAGCTCATTAGATCTCTCCAACAACAACAACCTAACTGGCAATCCGTTGGAGTTCAAAGAAGTGAAGAATAATAATTATCGATTTGTATCTCTAAGCTCCAACAAATTGGAGGGATCTCTCAAATCATTTCCATCGGATATTTCAAGTTTAGATCTCTCACAAAATTTTCTTACTGGAGAGATTCCACCGCCTTACGTTGGTGAAATGGGTGCATCTACTTATTTTCTCAAACTCAGTGGTAATCGTTTCACAGGAAGTATCCCAGAAGACTTGTGCAAGTTGAAAAGTTTATCAGAATTGGATCTATCCAACAATCTTCTCTCCGGAAAAGTTCCTCTGTGCTTCGGCAGCTTGCGATTCTTGTGGGTCCTAAACTTGGCAAATAACAATCTGTGCGGTCAAATTCCAAGTTCACTGGGTAACTTGGGGGCACTTGAGATTCTGCATTTGAATGGAAACAAATTCATTGGAAGGCTCCCGTCCTCAATGCAGCATCTGAGCAATTTGGTGATTTTTGATCTTGGTGACAATGGGCTAAGGGATACCATACCAGCTTGGATTGGGGAAATGTCATCAAATTTAATGTTTCTAAGATTTCAGTCAAATAACTTCTATGGAGGTATTTCTGACAAGCTCTGCCTACTCTCAAATCTTCAAGTGCTGAACCTGGCACATAATAACTTAACAGGATATATTCCTCATTGTTTTAACAACTTCTCAATGATGGTATCAAGTGAACATGGAAGCATTCTCACGATAACTTACGATACCACCAACCTTCAAAACTATAAGGGAGGAAATGAACTTGAGTACTCCTTTGGGAACCTTGTGCTCATTAAATCCATAAGCCTCTCAACAAATAATTTAGTGGGTGAGATCCCTGATGGGATAATGGATCTGGCTGGTATACAAACTTTGAACCTTTCTCACAACCATTTGACTGGAAGGATCTCTGAGAAGATTGGCAACTTAAAGCGACTTGAAACGCTAGATCTATCAATGAATGAATTCTTCGGTGCAATACCTAACAACTTATCAACAATAAACTCATTGAGCTTCCTAAATTTGTCACACAATAGCCTTTCAGGGGAAATACCATCAGGAAATCAACTTCAGACCTTAACCGATCCATCCATCTATGAAGGAAATAATGGACTTTGTGGCAAGCCACTCCCAAAGAGCTGCCCCGAGAACAAGTCACCAGCCAAAAATGATCCTATCCTAGATGACAAAGATCATGGTGAGTTTGATTGGTCATGGTTTTATGCTGGTCTAGGACCTGGTTTTGCTCTCGGCCTCGTGGGATTCTTGGCAATCCTTCTCTTCAAGAGGTCTTGGCGCTATGCATACTTCGAGTTTCTGGAAAGTGCAAGTGACAGAATTGCCGCAATGATAGCATTGAAGACTACTCGGCGTGCGAGGAACTTCCGTTGA
- the LOC113782992 gene encoding peflin-like yields MNVCFFVTRKTETAVGGVAGVSGLISHRWLPMENTAVLREWYDRVDSDKTGGITATQLQTAFGISNLQFPLSVVQQMIRMYDFDRNGTMSFPEFVELNKFLLKVQQAFADLERGRGYLVPDDVYKGLVKIGISLDSPAFYTVCESFDQKRSGRFRLDGFISLCIFVQSARNLFSSFDTSNQGRVTLDLNQFIYCTANCRI; encoded by the exons ATGAATGTCTGTTTTTTTGTCACCCGGAAAACGGAAACAGCGGTTGGGGGTGTAGCAGGAGTCAGTGGACTcatcagtcatcggtggcttcCGATGGAAAACACGGCGGTGCTAAGAGAGTGGTACGACCGAGTTGATTCCGACAAAACCGGCGGCATCACTGCAACACAGCTCCAG ACCGCATTTGGTATTAGTAACCTACAATTTCCTCTCTCCGTTGTCCAACAGATGATCAG GATGTACGATTTTGACAGAAATGGAACTATGAGTTTCCCAG AATTTGTTGAACTCAACAAGTTTCTTTTGAAG GTTCAACAAGCCTTTGCAGACTTGGAGAG GGGTCGTGGATATCTTGTTCCAGACGATGTCTACAAG GGGTTGGTGAAGATTGGAATCTCACTTGACTCTCCTGCATTCTACACTGTCTGCGAG AGTTTTGATCAGAAGAGGAGTGGAAGATTCAGACTGGATGGCTTCATATCACTCTGTATATTTGTACAGTCTGCGCG GAACCTGTTTAGTTCATTTGATACAAGTAATCAAGGAAGAGTGACTCTTGATTTAAATCAGTTTATTTACTGCA CTGCAAATTGCAGAATATGA
- the LOC113782756 gene encoding pentatricopeptide repeat-containing protein At2g03880, mitochondrial, with product MMRGRGRVVEVVVRERPCIPLRFFSSLALLAGPSLPSRRSSGGGYYGAPTTNCNASSAAAENAKVIDNFIDHCYRGDLPRAMKALDSMQQRNIFAHSLAYSHLINCCAARRAIEHGRSIHRHVFSPGYRPKTFLLNHLLNMYVKFRLLPEAQALFDQMPRRNVISWTTMISAYAAASSPPLQRRALDLLILMLRDGVCPNMFTFSSVLRACHELQLLTQIHCSIIKVGLESDVYVRSALIDVYSRWGEMSSALCVFGEMVTRDQVVWNSIIGGFAQNSDGDPALHLYKRMKRAGFQADQSTLTSVLRACTSLALLELGRQLHVHVLKYDQDLILNNALLDMYCKCGSFKDSDSIFSRMADKDVISWSTMIMGLAQNGFSRRALELFKAMTVSKIKPNHITILGVLFACSHAGLVDDGRYYFRSMKKLYGIDPGREHYGCMVDLLGRAGRLDEAVELIHKMECEPDAVTWRALLGACRVHRNMDLAAYAAKQIIKHDPNDAGTYILLSNIYANSQRWDEITEVRNAMRHKGVKKEPGCSWIEVNKCVHAFILGDNSHPQIIAIRRELKQIIHRLKEMGYVPDANFVLQDLEGEQMEDSLLYHSEKLAMVFGIMALSSGKTIRIRKNLRICGDCHDFAKLLAKMESRSIVIRDPIRYHHFEDGHCSCGDYW from the coding sequence ATGatgagggggagggggagggtggtggaggtggtggtcAGAGAGCGGCCATGTATTCCACTCCGCTTCTTCTCTTCCTTAGCGCTGCTAGCAGGGCCGTCGTTACCGTCGCGGCGCTCCTCAGGTGGCGGCTATTATGGTGCGCCTACCACCAACTGCAATGCATCCTCAGCAGCAGCTGAGAATGCTAAAGTGATCGATAACTTCATTGACCACTGCTACCGGGGGGACCTCCCCAGGGCTATGAAAGCATTGGACTCTATGCAACAGCGCAACATCTTTGCCCACTCCCTTGCTTACTCCCACCTCATCAATTGCTGCGCGGCTCGCCGTGCTATCGAACATGGGAGAAGCATCCACCGTCACGTCTTCTCCCCGGGATATCGCCCCAAAACGTTTCTTCTCAACCATCTCCTTAACATGTACGTCAAATTCAGGCTGCTTCCCGAAGCTCAAGCCCTGTTCGACCAAATGCCTCGCAGAAATGTCATCTCCTGGACAACCATGATTTCCGCTTATGCTGCTGCATCCTCCCCGCCCCTCCAACGCAGGGCCTTGGACCTCTTGATTCTGATGCTCAGAGATGGGGTCTGCCCCAACATGTTTACTTTCTCTTCGGTTTTGAGGGCCTGCCATGAATTACAGCTTCTTACTCAGATTCACTGTAGCATTATTAAGGTTGGTCTGGAATCTGATGTCTACGTAAGAAGCGCTCTGATTGATGTTTATTCCAGGTGGGGTGAAATGAGTTCTGCCCTTTGCGTTTTTGGCGAGATGGTAACCCGTGACCAGGTCGTTTGGAATTCCATCATTGGGGGCTTCGCGCAGAATAGTGATGGTGATCCAGCACTACATCTTTATAAAAGAATGAAGAGAGCTGGCTTTCAGGCTGATCAGTCGACACTGACTAGTGTTCTGAGAGCTTGCACTAGCTTAGCTCTCCTGGAATTAGGGAGACAACTTCATGTTCACGTGCTCAAGTATGATCAGGACTTGATCCTGAACAATGCACTCCTCGACATGTATTGCAAGTGTGGCAGCTTCAAGGACTCGGATTCTATTTTCAGTCGGATGGCGGATAAGGACGTGATTTCATGGAGCACCATGATCATGGGCTTGGCGCAGAATGGTTTTAGCAGGAGAGCTCTGGAATTATTTAAGGCAATGACGGTCTCAAAGATCAAACCAAATCACATTACCATTTTGGGAGTTCTGTTTGCTTGTAGCCACGCCGGATTGGTAGATGATGGACGCTACTACTTCCGTTCCATGAAGAAGCTATATGGGATTGATCCAGGAAGAGAGCATTATGGTTGCATGGTTGATCTTCTTGGGAGAGCTGGGAGGCTTGACGAAGCCGTGGAACTGATTCACAAAATGGAATGTGAACCGGATGCTGTGACATGGAGAGCATTGCTCGGTGCTTGCAGAGTTCATCGTAACATGGACCTGGCTGCCTATGCTGCCAAACAAATAATTAAGCATGACCCAAATGATGCGGGAACTTATATATTGCTGTCTAATATTTATGCGAATTCTCAGAGATGGGATGAGATAACAGAAGTTAGGAATGCTATGAGGCATAAAGGAGTCAAGAAAGAACCAGGATGTAGCTGGATTGAAGTAAATAAATGTGTGCACGCTTTCATATTGGGAGACAATTCCCACCCACAGATTATCGCTATTAGGAGGGAGTTGAAACAGATAATCCACAGGTTAAAAGAGATGGGTTATGTTCCCGATGCAAATTTTGTCTTGCAAGATCTCGAGGGGGAGCAGATGGAAGACTCACTCCTCTATCACAGCGAAAAACTGGCTATGGTATTTGGAATTATGGCCTTGTCCAGTGGGAAGACCATTAGGATCAGGAAAAACCTGAGGATCTGCGGGGACTGCCATGATTTTGCAAAACTTTTGGCAAAAATGGAGAGTCGAAGCATCGTTATCAGAGATCCAATTCGCTACCATCATTTCGAGGATGGACATTGCTCTTGCGGGGATTATTGGTAG
- the LOC113782757 gene encoding aminoacylase-1 isoform X2, whose protein sequence is MITLARLLLLLLLFLVLFLSSSASKAASAVSQDEDSSSASSIISRFRQYLQINTAQPKPNYHEAADFLISQANSLSLESQVLEFVQGKPLVLLKWPGKNPALPSILLNSHTDVVPSEHHKWAHPPFDAHLDSATGNIYARGSQDMKCVGMQYLEAIRKLKASPSFRQPLRTVYLSFVPDEEIGGHPGAEMFAHSEVFQKMNVGVVLDEGLASPDDFYRVFYAERSPMWLVIKATGPPGHGAKLYDNSAMENLLKSIESIRRFRAAQFDLVKSGSRAEGEVISVNMAFLKAGTPSPTGFVMNLQPSEAQAGFDIRVPPAADHLSLEIRIAEEWAPSSRNMTFEFKQKASVYDKFGKPMLTAHDGSNPWWGLLEEAIKNANGKVGKPEIFPASTDARYFREQGLPAIGFSPMANTPILLHDHNEFLNKDEYLKGIDAYESIIKAFASFDERTSDDESKAEL, encoded by the exons ATGATTACTCTTGCTCGCCTTCTCCTCCTCCTACTCCTCTTCCTGGTactcttcctttcttcttcagCTAGCAAAGCCGCTTCAGCAGTATCCCAGGATGAAGATTCTTCATCGGCTTCATCGATTATATCGAGGTTCCGGCAATACCTCCAGATAAACACCGCCCAACCCAAACCCAACTATCATGAAGCCGCCGATTTCTTAATCTCCCAGGCCAACTCCCTCTCCCTCGAATCCCAAGTCCTTGAATTCGTTCAGGGCAAACCACTGGTCCTTCTCAAGTGGCCCGGCAAGAACCCCGCCCTTCCCTCCATCCTCCTCAACTCCCACACCGACGTCGTTCCCTCCGAGCACCACAAGTGGGCCCACCCTCCCTTTGACGCCCACCTCGACTCCGCCACAGGCAACATCTACGCCCGCGGCTCCCAGGACATGAAGTGCGTGGGGATGCAATACCTGGAGGCCATCCGGAAGCTTAAGGCTTCTCCTTCCTTCCGCCAGCCTCTTCGGACCGTCTACCTCTCCTTCGTCCCCGACGAGGAGATTGGCGGCCACCCCGGCGCCGAGATGTTCGCCCATTCCGAAGTTTTCCAGAAGATGAACGTCGGGGTGGTGCTCGACGAGGGTCTGGCCTCCCCTGATGATTTTTACAGGGTTTTCTATGCTGAAAGGTCACCCATGTGGCTGGTCATCAAGGCCACTGGCCCTCCCGGACACGGGGCCAAGCTCTACGACAACAGTGCCATGGAGAACCTGCTGAAGAGCATTGAGAGCATCCGCAGGTTTAGAGCTGCTCAATTTGATCTCGTCAAGTCAGGCTCTAGAGCCGAGGGGGAAGTTATCTCTGTTAATATGGCCTTTCTCAAAGCTGGCACTCCTTCCCCCACT GGGTTTGTCATGAATCTACAGCCATCCGAAGCACAGGCAGGTTTTGATATCCGAGTCCCTCCAGCGGCAGATCACTTGTCCTTGGAGATACGTATTGCTGAGGAATGGGCTCCTAGTTCACGTAATATGACCTTTGAG TTCAAACAAAAGGCATCTGTGTATGACAAATTTGGGAAGCCGATGTTGACGGCTCATGATGGTTCCAATCCTTGGTGGGGACTGTTAGAAGAAGCTATAAAAAATGCTAATGGAAAAGTTGGAAAGCCAGAAATATTTCCTGCTTCAACGGATGCTCGCTATTTCCGGGAGCAGGGCTTGCCAGCAATTGGCTTTTCTCCCATGGCAAATACTCCCATTCTTCTCCATGACCACAATGAG TTCTTGAACAAGGACGAATATTTGAAAGGGATTGATGCATACGAGTCAATAATAAAAGCCTTTGCATCATTTGACGAGCGAACAAGTGATGACGAATCCAAAGCAGAACTGTAA
- the LOC113782757 gene encoding aminoacylase-1 isoform X1 — MITLARLLLLLLLFLVLFLSSSASKAASAVSQDEDSSSASSIISRFRQYLQINTAQPKPNYHEAADFLISQANSLSLESQVLEFVQGKPLVLLKWPGKNPALPSILLNSHTDVVPSEHHKWAHPPFDAHLDSATGNIYARGSQDMKCVGMQYLEAIRKLKASPSFRQPLRTVYLSFVPDEEIGGHPGAEMFAHSEVFQKMNVGVVLDEGLASPDDFYRVFYAERSPMWLVIKATGPPGHGAKLYDNSAMENLLKSIESIRRFRAAQFDLVKSGSRAEGEVISVNMAFLKAGTPSPTGFVMNLQPSEAQAGFDIRVPPAADHLSLEIRIAEEWAPSSRNMTFELGQFKQKASVYDKFGKPMLTAHDGSNPWWGLLEEAIKNANGKVGKPEIFPASTDARYFREQGLPAIGFSPMANTPILLHDHNEFLNKDEYLKGIDAYESIIKAFASFDERTSDDESKAEL, encoded by the exons ATGATTACTCTTGCTCGCCTTCTCCTCCTCCTACTCCTCTTCCTGGTactcttcctttcttcttcagCTAGCAAAGCCGCTTCAGCAGTATCCCAGGATGAAGATTCTTCATCGGCTTCATCGATTATATCGAGGTTCCGGCAATACCTCCAGATAAACACCGCCCAACCCAAACCCAACTATCATGAAGCCGCCGATTTCTTAATCTCCCAGGCCAACTCCCTCTCCCTCGAATCCCAAGTCCTTGAATTCGTTCAGGGCAAACCACTGGTCCTTCTCAAGTGGCCCGGCAAGAACCCCGCCCTTCCCTCCATCCTCCTCAACTCCCACACCGACGTCGTTCCCTCCGAGCACCACAAGTGGGCCCACCCTCCCTTTGACGCCCACCTCGACTCCGCCACAGGCAACATCTACGCCCGCGGCTCCCAGGACATGAAGTGCGTGGGGATGCAATACCTGGAGGCCATCCGGAAGCTTAAGGCTTCTCCTTCCTTCCGCCAGCCTCTTCGGACCGTCTACCTCTCCTTCGTCCCCGACGAGGAGATTGGCGGCCACCCCGGCGCCGAGATGTTCGCCCATTCCGAAGTTTTCCAGAAGATGAACGTCGGGGTGGTGCTCGACGAGGGTCTGGCCTCCCCTGATGATTTTTACAGGGTTTTCTATGCTGAAAGGTCACCCATGTGGCTGGTCATCAAGGCCACTGGCCCTCCCGGACACGGGGCCAAGCTCTACGACAACAGTGCCATGGAGAACCTGCTGAAGAGCATTGAGAGCATCCGCAGGTTTAGAGCTGCTCAATTTGATCTCGTCAAGTCAGGCTCTAGAGCCGAGGGGGAAGTTATCTCTGTTAATATGGCCTTTCTCAAAGCTGGCACTCCTTCCCCCACT GGGTTTGTCATGAATCTACAGCCATCCGAAGCACAGGCAGGTTTTGATATCCGAGTCCCTCCAGCGGCAGATCACTTGTCCTTGGAGATACGTATTGCTGAGGAATGGGCTCCTAGTTCACGTAATATGACCTTTGAG CTTGGACAGTTCAAACAAAAGGCATCTGTGTATGACAAATTTGGGAAGCCGATGTTGACGGCTCATGATGGTTCCAATCCTTGGTGGGGACTGTTAGAAGAAGCTATAAAAAATGCTAATGGAAAAGTTGGAAAGCCAGAAATATTTCCTGCTTCAACGGATGCTCGCTATTTCCGGGAGCAGGGCTTGCCAGCAATTGGCTTTTCTCCCATGGCAAATACTCCCATTCTTCTCCATGACCACAATGAG TTCTTGAACAAGGACGAATATTTGAAAGGGATTGATGCATACGAGTCAATAATAAAAGCCTTTGCATCATTTGACGAGCGAACAAGTGATGACGAATCCAAAGCAGAACTGTAA